One Streptomyces lincolnensis genomic region harbors:
- a CDS encoding thioredoxin family protein, translating to MAQRVHRPREDAEFDFILGMSGVPVLAYFTGTWPKAIEPCRVMDLVVGGIADDYAGRLTAVRTDITRCPAATERYGITGALSYVLLKDGEAVAHGTGPMTIAELRKFLDGHL from the coding sequence ATGGCGCAGCGGGTTCACCGACCCCGTGAGGACGCGGAGTTCGATTTCATCCTCGGGATGAGCGGAGTTCCGGTCCTCGCCTACTTCACCGGAACATGGCCCAAGGCAATCGAGCCCTGCCGGGTGATGGACCTCGTCGTGGGTGGCATCGCCGACGACTACGCGGGCCGCCTGACGGCCGTCCGCACCGACATCACGCGTTGTCCGGCCGCAACCGAGCGCTACGGGATCACCGGAGCCCTGTCCTACGTCCTGCTGAAGGACGGAGAGGCAGTGGCGCACGGCACGGGGCCCATGACCATCGCCGAGCTACGGAAGTTCCTGGACGGCCACCTCTGA
- a CDS encoding VOC family protein produces the protein MTTRLGSLNEFCWMDLKTRDAAGTATFFSKTLGWRFAVDEKDWRRATKIAVDGHLIGSVSDLANPVYPPGTPAHIAFYLAVDNVDHRVEAATVNGARLVVPPFDAGDQGRMATLIDPVGAAFSLWQPRNFTGWHLPSRLAGAPHRMVLTCDQPEKARHFYDTTIGTPQACADFIATRGSSASAPRWELAVGVEDPDSIVARAHEFGQDSAVWSEETGRPVVRLSSPEGLTFLVHRVEQ, from the coding sequence ATGACGACCCGTCTGGGTTCATTGAACGAGTTCTGCTGGATGGACCTCAAAACGCGTGACGCGGCCGGCACCGCCACCTTCTTCTCGAAGACGCTGGGCTGGCGCTTCGCGGTGGACGAGAAGGACTGGCGAAGGGCCACCAAGATCGCCGTCGACGGCCACCTGATCGGCAGCGTCAGCGACCTGGCGAATCCGGTCTACCCGCCGGGAACACCCGCCCACATCGCTTTCTACCTGGCAGTCGACAACGTCGATCACCGCGTCGAAGCCGCGACGGTGAACGGCGCTCGTCTTGTCGTACCTCCCTTCGACGCGGGCGATCAGGGGCGCATGGCGACATTGATCGATCCAGTAGGTGCCGCCTTCTCCCTCTGGCAGCCACGCAACTTCACCGGATGGCACCTCCCGTCCCGCTTGGCGGGTGCCCCGCACCGCATGGTCCTGACGTGCGACCAGCCCGAGAAAGCCCGGCATTTCTACGACACGACGATCGGGACCCCTCAGGCCTGCGCCGATTTCATCGCCACACGTGGATCCAGTGCGTCCGCCCCGCGGTGGGAACTGGCGGTCGGCGTCGAGGATCCGGACAGCATCGTCGCCCGCGCACACGAGTTCGGCCAGGACTCGGCCGTCTGGTCCGAGGAAACCGGTCGCCCTGTTGTGCGGTTGAGCAGCCCGGAGGGACTGACATTCCTGGTCCACCGCGTTGAGCAATGA
- a CDS encoding NUDIX hydrolase: MPSVSMRHAVRAIILDEDDRILLCRFAIPDPAGTVVWAAPGGGIEPGETPLGALRREVREEVGLSIESDPPHVWHQEVVAPGHAAGYDGVINDYFLVRTVLFEPRGELSDDQLAAENISELKWWSLPDVCGYHGRDLFSPRDLAGLLGTLLTSGVPTRPVPLGL; encoded by the coding sequence ATGCCATCGGTGAGCATGCGTCATGCAGTTCGCGCGATCATCCTCGATGAGGACGACCGCATTCTCCTGTGCCGATTTGCGATCCCGGACCCGGCGGGGACAGTCGTGTGGGCGGCTCCCGGTGGAGGGATCGAACCAGGCGAGACGCCGCTTGGCGCGTTGCGTCGCGAAGTGCGAGAAGAGGTAGGTCTCTCGATCGAGTCAGACCCGCCGCATGTGTGGCACCAGGAAGTCGTGGCGCCAGGTCACGCCGCAGGCTACGACGGCGTGATCAATGACTACTTCCTCGTGCGCACTGTGCTGTTCGAGCCTCGCGGGGAGCTGTCCGACGACCAACTCGCGGCTGAGAACATCAGTGAGCTGAAGTGGTGGTCCCTGCCAGACGTCTGCGGTTATCACGGTCGTGATCTCTTCTCTCCCCGCGACCTTGCCGGACTGTTGGGCACATTGCTCACCTCAGGGGTCCCGACACGACCGGTGCCACTCGGCCTGTGA
- a CDS encoding PucR family transcriptional regulator, translating to MSHAIQRASELALDETTVTALRAALKSTADEVVQAIIDEVPPYANALSGHMGATIRRAVRTALGHYLDLASGNATGGDASDAAYELGRGEVRDGRSMDALLSAYRVGARVAWRCLAAGAVPAGLPAAEVAKFAELTFAYIDELSAASAAGHADELAARGRDQERHLEHLARDLLAGASPDVLLASVQRAGWQPPVSLTAVLLPSVQARPAYRALDPSTLVLDDLPDATGVLLVPDADRSHLLRQLTDRTAVVGPARPWTRASASYARAVRARSLSSDIRDTEEHLPELVLSADMDAFSDLRARALAPLRTLPAATARRLEETLRAWLLHQGRREEVAAALFVHPQTVRYRMSQLRELFPDLASPHRVLELTLAVGLRAG from the coding sequence GTGAGCCATGCAATCCAGAGGGCCAGCGAACTGGCCCTGGACGAGACGACGGTCACCGCACTTCGGGCCGCTCTGAAGAGCACCGCCGACGAGGTCGTCCAGGCGATCATCGACGAGGTCCCTCCCTACGCCAACGCCCTCTCGGGCCACATGGGCGCCACCATCCGCCGAGCCGTCCGCACCGCCCTGGGACACTACCTGGACCTCGCGAGCGGTAACGCCACAGGCGGCGACGCCAGTGACGCAGCCTACGAACTGGGCCGCGGCGAGGTCCGCGACGGCCGTTCGATGGACGCCCTGCTCAGCGCCTACCGCGTCGGCGCCCGCGTGGCCTGGCGATGCCTGGCAGCCGGTGCCGTACCCGCAGGTCTGCCCGCCGCCGAGGTCGCCAAGTTCGCCGAGCTGACCTTCGCCTACATCGACGAGCTCTCCGCCGCGAGCGCCGCGGGCCACGCCGACGAACTGGCCGCCCGGGGCAGGGACCAGGAGCGCCACCTGGAACACCTGGCCCGCGACCTCCTCGCCGGCGCGAGCCCGGACGTACTGCTGGCCTCTGTTCAACGGGCCGGGTGGCAGCCTCCGGTTTCGCTGACCGCGGTCCTGCTGCCCTCCGTGCAGGCCCGCCCCGCCTACCGCGCGCTCGACCCGAGCACCCTCGTCCTCGACGATCTGCCGGATGCCACCGGGGTGCTGCTCGTCCCCGATGCCGACCGATCACATCTCCTGCGGCAGCTGACCGACCGCACCGCCGTGGTCGGCCCGGCCCGGCCGTGGACGCGTGCGTCCGCCTCGTACGCTCGAGCCGTACGCGCGCGCTCCCTCTCCTCTGACATTCGCGACACCGAGGAACACCTGCCCGAGCTGGTGCTGAGCGCCGACATGGACGCGTTCTCAGACCTGCGTGCCCGAGCCCTCGCCCCGTTGCGGACCTTGCCTGCCGCGACCGCACGGCGGCTGGAGGAGACGTTGCGGGCGTGGCTGCTGCACCAGGGCAGGCGGGAGGAGGTGGCGGCGGCGTTGTTCGTCCATCCCCAGACGGTCCGGTACCGGATGTCGCAGCTGCGGGAGCTGTTTCCGGATCTCGCATCGCCGCACCGGGTCCTTGAACTGACGCTGGCGGTCGGTCTTCGGGCCGGCTGA
- a CDS encoding NAD(P)/FAD-dependent oxidoreductase, producing the protein MNNGHHIVVLGAGYTGMFSAIRLAHRTRRTGVKITLVNPSSRFVERLRMHQIAAGQELADHQIPDLLAGTGVTFVQGTATAIDPEARQITVDGAETLGYDTLVYALGSSTDTGKVPGADTQAFTLDNPQTAGRFAARLSEVASSGGTVTVCGGGLTGIEAATEIAESHPGLDVTLISLDEPGGMMGAKARAYLYGALDRLGITLETGARITKVLPDAVELADGRLVHSDACLWTTGVKVSPLAADAGIATDDRGLILVDATLRSVSHPEIHAIGDAAAVRLAWGQIHGTCQSGLPTAQYTADTIARLVRGKAVKPFRFGYFHQPVSLGRRDAVIQFTKADETPRRMHLTGRSAAAYKEMVSGSPLTTYRFSKRMNVTTIVSKGGRATRKPTA; encoded by the coding sequence ATGAACAACGGCCACCACATCGTCGTCCTCGGCGCCGGCTACACGGGCATGTTCAGCGCCATCCGGCTGGCCCACCGCACTCGCCGGACCGGTGTGAAGATCACCCTGGTCAACCCCTCAAGCCGGTTCGTCGAGCGGCTGCGGATGCACCAGATCGCCGCCGGGCAGGAACTGGCCGACCATCAGATCCCCGACCTGCTCGCCGGGACCGGCGTCACGTTCGTCCAGGGCACCGCCACCGCCATCGACCCCGAGGCCCGGCAAATCACCGTCGATGGCGCCGAGACCCTCGGGTACGACACGCTCGTCTACGCGCTGGGCAGCTCGACCGACACCGGCAAGGTCCCCGGCGCCGACACCCAGGCATTCACCCTCGACAACCCGCAGACCGCCGGCCGGTTCGCCGCGCGCCTCAGCGAGGTCGCCTCGTCCGGCGGCACGGTCACCGTCTGCGGCGGCGGCCTGACCGGCATCGAGGCGGCCACCGAGATCGCCGAGAGCCACCCCGGCCTGGACGTGACGCTGATCAGCCTGGACGAGCCCGGCGGCATGATGGGCGCCAAGGCCCGCGCGTACCTCTACGGCGCCCTGGACCGCCTCGGTATCACTCTTGAGACCGGCGCCCGCATCACCAAGGTGCTGCCCGACGCCGTCGAACTGGCCGACGGCCGGCTCGTCCACTCCGACGCGTGCCTGTGGACCACCGGCGTCAAGGTGTCACCGCTCGCCGCCGACGCGGGGATCGCCACCGACGACCGCGGCCTCATCCTGGTCGATGCCACCCTGCGTTCGGTTTCCCACCCGGAGATCCACGCCATCGGCGACGCCGCCGCCGTCCGTCTGGCCTGGGGACAGATCCACGGCACCTGCCAGAGCGGCCTGCCCACCGCCCAGTACACCGCCGACACCATCGCGCGGCTCGTGCGCGGCAAGGCCGTCAAGCCGTTCCGCTTCGGCTACTTCCACCAGCCGGTCAGCCTCGGCCGGCGCGACGCCGTCATCCAGTTCACCAAGGCCGACGAAACCCCCCGCCGCATGCACCTCACCGGCCGCAGCGCCGCCGCGTACAAGGAGATGGTCAGCGGCAGCCCGCTCACGACCTACCGGTTCAGCAAGCGCATGAACGTCACCACCATCGTCTCCAAGGGCGGCCGCGCCACCCGCAAGCCCACGGCATGA
- a CDS encoding RNA polymerase sigma-70 factor has translation MVDTRDEQDPYIEHRRLMFATAYRMLGSVTDAEDVLQDTWLSWSTADHDAIRHPKAYLVRTVTNLSLNRLTSARATRETYVGPWLPEPLLTSPDIAAETELADSVSTAMLVVLETLSPVERAVFLLREVFGYSHAEIAETLERPEPTVRQIAHRAREHVRARRSRFDADQTQRRHVTAQFLEACAGGDLNAVMELLAPDVTAWSDGGGKVTAARRPLHGTDHVARWLVGFLAKPELAALTMEPAVINGELGVLATLDGHTVGALSFDLVDGRIQNLRFQVNPEKLSGLTPDNSLALP, from the coding sequence ATGGTCGACACCAGGGACGAGCAGGACCCGTACATCGAACACCGCAGGCTCATGTTCGCCACCGCCTACCGCATGCTGGGCAGCGTCACCGACGCCGAGGACGTCCTCCAGGACACCTGGCTGAGCTGGAGCACCGCGGACCACGACGCGATCCGCCACCCCAAGGCCTACCTGGTGCGCACGGTCACCAACCTCTCGTTGAACCGCCTCACCTCCGCACGGGCAACCCGCGAAACCTACGTCGGCCCATGGCTCCCCGAGCCCCTGCTGACCTCCCCCGACATCGCCGCGGAGACCGAACTGGCCGACAGCGTCTCCACCGCGATGCTGGTCGTCCTGGAAACCCTCAGCCCCGTCGAACGCGCCGTCTTCCTGCTCCGCGAGGTCTTCGGCTACTCGCACGCCGAGATCGCCGAGACCCTCGAACGTCCCGAGCCGACCGTCCGCCAGATCGCCCACCGCGCACGCGAGCACGTCCGGGCCCGCCGCTCCCGGTTCGACGCCGACCAGACCCAACGCCGGCACGTCACCGCCCAGTTCTTAGAAGCCTGCGCGGGCGGCGACCTGAACGCCGTCATGGAGCTACTCGCCCCCGACGTCACCGCTTGGTCCGACGGCGGCGGCAAGGTCACGGCCGCCCGTCGCCCCCTCCACGGCACCGACCACGTCGCGCGCTGGCTCGTGGGTTTCCTGGCCAAGCCCGAACTGGCCGCCCTGACCATGGAGCCGGCCGTCATCAACGGCGAGCTCGGCGTCCTGGCCACCCTCGACGGACACACAGTCGGCGCCCTCTCGTTCGACCTCGTCGACGGCCGCATCCAGAACCTGCGCTTCCAGGTCAACCCCGAAAAGCTCAGCGGCCTGACCCCCGACAACAGCTTGGCGCTGCCCTGA
- a CDS encoding FG-GAP-like repeat-containing protein, whose amino-acid sequence MRSTRAAFLAVALLSVTGTAIAGGPAWAAEGAQRAATVAHDDFNGDGFPDLVTAAPAATVGGKPGAGFVAVLYGSSQGVDTAKRVVLTQSSAGVPGSPEAHDAFGAAVTSADLDGDGYADLAVGVPGEDIGDAVDAGSVTVLWGSARGLTGTSSWLESNTLGAPSARESYGSGLTAADVDGDGRPELAHVNAEDSVYVHDFSASRTPQNPEQLHGLPTENGFRPSGLTGADYDKDGYADLVVTGTEPSLEIVESRSVLLRGSADGLGLDRTFGGGSVGASGDLNKDGYPDLVLGDPRTLEHGEWDLAAGSVSVRYGSRDGLFGSDAETPDQVFEQGKDGLGGSAEVGDRFGADLSLGDVNGDGHLDLAIGSPGESIGDLADAGAAWLLRGSARGLGTAGAQNFNQNTAGVPGASEAGDRFGAQARLVDSDRDGHAELVTTAPYENDSAGYAWVLDGTASGVTTSGSWSFGAAALGASQGTAYFGSVLGK is encoded by the coding sequence ATGCGCTCGACACGTGCCGCTTTTCTGGCGGTGGCCCTGCTCAGTGTCACCGGCACCGCGATCGCCGGCGGGCCCGCCTGGGCGGCGGAGGGCGCCCAGCGCGCCGCCACGGTGGCCCATGACGACTTCAACGGCGACGGCTTCCCGGATCTGGTGACCGCGGCACCCGCCGCGACGGTGGGCGGCAAGCCGGGAGCCGGGTTCGTTGCCGTGCTCTACGGCTCGTCCCAGGGGGTCGACACCGCCAAGAGAGTGGTTCTGACGCAGAGTTCGGCAGGGGTGCCCGGCAGCCCGGAGGCCCATGACGCCTTCGGCGCGGCCGTCACGTCCGCGGACCTCGACGGTGACGGATATGCCGATCTGGCCGTGGGAGTGCCCGGCGAGGACATCGGTGACGCCGTCGACGCGGGCAGCGTCACGGTCCTGTGGGGTTCGGCCCGCGGGCTGACCGGTACGAGTTCGTGGCTGGAGAGCAACACCCTGGGTGCGCCCAGCGCGAGGGAGTCCTACGGCAGCGGGCTCACCGCCGCCGACGTCGACGGCGACGGGCGCCCGGAGCTGGCCCACGTCAACGCGGAGGACTCCGTCTACGTGCACGACTTCAGCGCGTCCCGCACACCGCAGAACCCCGAGCAGCTCCACGGTCTGCCCACCGAGAACGGCTTCAGGCCCAGCGGTCTGACCGGCGCCGACTACGACAAGGACGGCTATGCCGATCTCGTGGTGACCGGCACCGAGCCGAGCCTGGAGATCGTGGAGAGCCGCTCGGTGCTGTTGCGCGGTTCCGCGGACGGACTGGGCCTGGACCGCACCTTCGGCGGAGGCTCGGTGGGCGCCTCCGGTGACCTCAACAAGGACGGCTACCCCGACCTCGTGCTGGGCGACCCCCGCACCCTGGAGCACGGCGAGTGGGACCTGGCCGCGGGTAGTGTCTCCGTGCGCTACGGCAGCCGCGACGGCCTGTTCGGCTCCGACGCCGAAACGCCGGATCAGGTCTTCGAGCAGGGCAAGGACGGCCTCGGCGGCAGTGCCGAAGTCGGCGACCGGTTCGGTGCCGACCTCAGCCTCGGCGACGTCAACGGCGACGGCCACCTCGACCTGGCGATCGGCTCCCCGGGCGAGAGCATCGGCGACCTGGCGGACGCGGGCGCGGCCTGGCTCCTGCGCGGTTCGGCACGCGGACTGGGAACGGCCGGCGCACAGAACTTCAACCAGAACACCGCCGGCGTGCCGGGTGCGTCCGAGGCGGGCGACCGCTTCGGTGCGCAGGCGCGACTGGTCGACTCCGACCGCGACGGCCACGCCGAACTCGTCACCACGGCTCCCTACGAGAACGACTCCGCAGGCTACGCCTGGGTGCTCGACGGCACGGCGTCGGGCGTGACGACCAGCGGTTCCTGGTCGTTCGGTGCCGCCGCACTCGGCGCATCGCAGGGCACCGCCTACTTCGGATCCGTCCTGGGCAAGTAG
- a CDS encoding LUD domain-containing protein, translated as MNDFQTIADRVEIEALRSEFTDAVMMRDRPRLAALFTPDGALRMPNIPVEQIGREEILAGGERLQSQWDFFVQNTHPGTIQLDGDAATGRAYIQELARTLDGREGLNYAVYHDRYQRTEEGWRFAERVYEVRYLDTSPLAGTAPHAAQGSGTDPAHATATPAPAPSFTDPATAEQLERVAAALRAGGFAAEILDDTAEARVRIKDLIPEGASVLTGASETLRLSGIDEDINASGQYDAIRPRILAIDRANGADEIRRLVASPDFVVNSVAAVTETGSLVLASGSGSQLPANAGGAAHAVWIVGAQKVVPDLSTALRRIEEHALPLENARAQAVYGMPSAVNRLLILNAEPRPGRGTVLLLREAIGY; from the coding sequence ATGAACGACTTCCAGACCATCGCGGACCGCGTCGAGATCGAGGCACTGCGCAGCGAGTTCACCGACGCGGTGATGATGCGCGACCGACCCCGCCTGGCGGCGCTGTTCACACCGGACGGTGCCCTGCGCATGCCCAACATCCCCGTCGAGCAGATCGGCCGGGAGGAGATCCTTGCCGGGGGTGAGCGGCTGCAGAGCCAGTGGGACTTCTTCGTACAGAACACACACCCCGGCACGATCCAGCTCGACGGCGACGCCGCGACCGGCCGCGCCTACATCCAAGAACTCGCGCGCACCCTCGACGGACGCGAGGGCCTCAACTACGCCGTCTACCACGACCGTTACCAGCGCACCGAGGAAGGCTGGAGGTTCGCCGAGCGGGTGTACGAAGTCAGGTACCTCGACACCTCCCCGCTGGCGGGCACGGCGCCCCACGCGGCGCAGGGCTCCGGGACCGACCCAGCACATGCCACGGCCACCCCGGCTCCGGCCCCATCCTTCACCGACCCGGCAACGGCCGAACAACTGGAGAGGGTGGCCGCCGCGCTGCGTGCGGGCGGCTTCGCCGCCGAGATCCTCGACGACACCGCAGAAGCGCGCGTCCGCATCAAGGACCTGATCCCCGAGGGCGCCAGCGTACTCACCGGAGCCAGCGAGACACTCCGACTGTCCGGCATCGACGAGGACATCAACGCCAGCGGCCAGTACGACGCCATCAGGCCGCGCATCCTGGCCATCGACCGTGCCAACGGCGCCGACGAGATCCGAAGGCTGGTCGCCAGCCCCGACTTCGTCGTCAACAGCGTCGCCGCGGTCACCGAGACCGGCTCGCTCGTTCTTGCCTCGGGCAGCGGCAGCCAACTCCCCGCCAACGCGGGCGGCGCCGCCCACGCGGTCTGGATCGTCGGCGCGCAGAAGGTGGTGCCCGACCTGAGCACAGCCCTGCGCCGCATCGAGGAGCACGCCCTCCCGCTGGAGAACGCCCGCGCCCAGGCGGTGTACGGGATGCCCAGCGCCGTCAACCGCCTGCTCATCCTCAATGCGGAACCGCGCCCAGGGCGCGGCACCGTGCTGCTTCTCCGGGAGGCCATCGGATACTGA
- the sigJ gene encoding RNA polymerase sigma factor SigJ produces MTTRTEPGDGRSDPGLSAIMSERRRLINLGYRLLGSLADAEDVVQETYARWYAMSAREQQAIESPGAWLMTVASRICLNLLGSARARRETYVGDWIPEPLPEPTEWITGRSGAGGTDPADRVTLDESVTMAFLVVLDAMTPAERVAFVLHDVFRYPFGEVAEIVGRTPAACRQLASSARRRIRSAQSPAGPSAGQAGIVRQFRTAWEAKDIDALISLLDPDAVATADGGGLAVTHLHPIVGSEQIARAYAEIARVSGGHTTFLECTVNGLPGLVTRQDGNLSTVFAFEIVEDRIRHIWAVRNPEKLRPWRIS; encoded by the coding sequence ATGACCACGAGAACCGAGCCCGGGGACGGTCGGAGCGATCCGGGCCTCAGCGCGATCATGAGTGAGCGGCGCCGGCTGATCAACCTCGGCTATCGACTCCTCGGCTCCCTTGCCGACGCCGAGGATGTCGTGCAGGAGACCTACGCCCGCTGGTACGCCATGTCCGCACGCGAGCAGCAGGCCATCGAGTCGCCCGGCGCCTGGCTGATGACGGTCGCCAGCCGCATCTGCCTGAACCTGCTCGGTTCGGCGCGGGCCAGGCGGGAGACGTATGTGGGCGACTGGATCCCGGAACCGCTGCCCGAGCCCACGGAGTGGATCACCGGGCGCTCCGGCGCCGGCGGGACCGACCCGGCCGACCGGGTCACCCTCGACGAGTCGGTGACGATGGCCTTCCTGGTCGTCCTCGACGCGATGACCCCTGCCGAGCGCGTCGCGTTCGTCCTGCACGACGTCTTCCGCTACCCCTTCGGCGAGGTCGCCGAGATCGTCGGCCGCACTCCGGCGGCGTGCCGCCAACTGGCCTCGTCCGCCCGCCGACGCATCCGCAGCGCGCAGAGCCCGGCGGGCCCGAGTGCCGGGCAGGCCGGCATCGTCAGGCAGTTCAGAACGGCGTGGGAGGCCAAGGACATCGACGCCCTGATCAGCCTGCTTGACCCCGATGCCGTCGCGACCGCCGACGGCGGCGGGCTGGCTGTCACCCACCTGCACCCGATCGTGGGCAGTGAGCAGATCGCACGCGCTTACGCCGAGATCGCCCGTGTGTCGGGCGGCCACACAACGTTCCTGGAGTGCACGGTCAACGGCCTGCCCGGCTTGGTGACACGGCAGGACGGCAACCTCTCGACCGTGTTCGCGTTCGAGATCGTGGAAGACCGGATCAGGCACATCTGGGCGGTGAGAAACCCCGAGAAACTCCGGCCCTGGCGGATCAGCTGA
- a CDS encoding DUF4760 domain-containing protein, producing the protein MEIAAVLVSVVALGVSALVSVRQLRLTEHANTLPVLVDLFREHRSVRLARARQVVYEQSPAWDLSAGLEGLPESERDLVRELAWFYDNLGALVTHGVVDIEPVSGYLGGSVISVWERLEPLVRAERAKRTRNNLPDPNRWQECFENLYHLVREIPADKARAETNLWRLARS; encoded by the coding sequence GTGGAGATTGCGGCGGTGTTGGTGTCGGTCGTGGCGCTGGGGGTGTCCGCCCTTGTGTCCGTGCGACAGTTGCGACTGACGGAGCATGCGAACACGCTTCCCGTCCTGGTGGATCTGTTCCGTGAGCATCGCAGTGTGCGTCTGGCCCGGGCCCGCCAGGTGGTGTACGAGCAGTCGCCGGCCTGGGATCTGTCCGCGGGACTGGAGGGATTGCCCGAGTCCGAGCGGGACCTGGTGCGTGAACTGGCCTGGTTCTACGACAACCTGGGGGCGCTCGTCACGCACGGCGTGGTCGACATCGAGCCCGTCTCCGGCTACCTCGGAGGGTCGGTGATCTCGGTGTGGGAACGCCTGGAGCCACTGGTGCGGGCGGAGCGCGCCAAGCGGACCAGGAACAATCTGCCGGATCCGAACCGCTGGCAGGAGTGCTTCGAGAACCTCTACCACCTGGTGCGCGAGATTCCGGCGGACAAAGCGCGCGCGGAAACCAATCTGTGGCGACTCGCCCGTTCGTGA
- a CDS encoding TetR/AcrR family transcriptional regulator, giving the protein MEITRKAPIGRPRGFDADEALERAMLVFWEQGYEGASLTDLTRAMGITRKSMYAAFGNKEELFRKALERYTEGPAAYADGALAKPSAREVATAFLAGSVDTTTRPGCPAGCLGVQGSLAAGDSGRAAQDALVAWRDDGRARLRHRFQRAVDEGDLPPGTDPEFLARYVMTVSNGIAVQAAGGATRCELQQVADAALRNWPPV; this is encoded by the coding sequence GTGGAGATCACCCGGAAAGCGCCGATCGGCCGGCCGAGAGGCTTCGACGCCGACGAGGCCCTGGAGCGGGCGATGCTGGTCTTCTGGGAGCAGGGCTACGAAGGCGCCAGCCTGACCGACCTGACCCGCGCCATGGGCATCACCCGCAAGAGCATGTACGCGGCCTTCGGCAACAAGGAGGAACTGTTCCGCAAGGCCCTGGAGCGCTACACCGAAGGCCCCGCCGCCTATGCGGACGGCGCACTGGCGAAGCCGAGCGCCCGGGAGGTCGCCACGGCGTTCCTCGCCGGCTCGGTCGACACGACCACCCGCCCCGGCTGCCCCGCCGGCTGCCTGGGCGTGCAGGGCTCACTGGCCGCCGGTGACTCCGGCCGGGCGGCCCAGGATGCCCTGGTCGCCTGGCGCGACGACGGCCGTGCTCGCCTGCGCCACCGGTTTCAGCGGGCCGTCGACGAGGGTGATCTGCCCCCCGGCACGGACCCGGAATTCCTCGCCCGATACGTCATGACTGTGTCGAACGGTATCGCCGTCCAGGCTGCCGGCGGCGCCACCCGCTGCGAACTCCAGCAAGTGGCCGACGCGGCACTGCGGAACTGGCCGCCCGTCTGA
- a CDS encoding ferredoxin reductase — MTSTALRSRAWKLLEMVTTPLLPSDYLDLVSPLRAGADLRGRIEAVHPETGDAATIVIRPGRGWRGHTAGQYVRIGVDVDGVRLWRAYSLTSPTSRQDGRVTITVKAIPDGKVSNHLVRRAKPGTLIQLDQPTGDFVLPQAKPAKVLYLTAGSGITPVMGMLRDTEFDDVVMVHCAPQPQDVIFRNELHDLVADKKLRLTEVHTDTDGILDIARLDELVPDWAERETWACGPAGLLDAAEEHWAEHGVQERLHTERFRPSIVVTGDGGEVTFSATGKTVDADGATPLLDIGEEAGVLMPSGCRMGICFGCVTPLKAGAVRDLRTGEITEAEPGVLIQTCVSAAAGPCDIER; from the coding sequence ATGACGAGTACTGCCCTCCGCAGCAGGGCGTGGAAACTGCTGGAGATGGTCACGACGCCGCTGCTGCCGTCGGACTATCTCGACCTGGTCAGCCCGCTGCGTGCGGGCGCCGACCTGCGTGGGCGCATCGAGGCCGTGCACCCCGAGACGGGTGACGCCGCGACCATTGTGATCAGGCCGGGACGGGGCTGGCGCGGCCACACAGCCGGTCAGTACGTGCGGATCGGGGTCGACGTCGACGGGGTGCGCCTGTGGCGTGCCTACTCCCTCACCTCGCCGACCAGCCGCCAGGACGGCCGTGTCACGATCACCGTGAAGGCGATCCCGGACGGCAAGGTCAGCAACCACCTGGTCCGCAGGGCGAAACCGGGCACGCTGATCCAGCTCGACCAGCCGACCGGTGACTTCGTGCTGCCGCAGGCCAAGCCCGCCAAGGTGCTCTACCTGACGGCCGGCAGCGGCATCACGCCCGTGATGGGCATGCTGCGTGACACCGAGTTCGACGACGTCGTCATGGTCCACTGCGCGCCGCAGCCGCAGGACGTGATCTTCCGCAATGAGCTGCACGACCTGGTCGCGGACAAGAAGCTGCGGCTCACCGAGGTGCACACCGACACGGACGGCATCCTCGACATCGCCCGACTCGACGAACTCGTGCCCGACTGGGCCGAGCGCGAGACCTGGGCATGCGGGCCCGCGGGCCTGCTCGACGCCGCCGAAGAGCACTGGGCCGAGCACGGTGTACAAGAGCGCCTGCACACCGAACGCTTCCGCCCCAGCATCGTCGTCACCGGCGACGGCGGCGAGGTCACGTTCAGCGCCACCGGCAAGACCGTCGACGCGGACGGCGCCACGCCCTTGCTGGACATCGGCGAGGAGGCCGGCGTACTCATGCCCTCCGGGTGCCGCATGGGCATCTGCTTCGGCTGCGTCACGCCGCTCAAGGCGGGCGCCGTCCGCGACCTGCGCACCGGCGAGATCACCGAGGCAGAGCCGGGCGTCCTCATCCAGACCTGCGTGTCCGCCGCCGCGGGCCCCTGCGACATCGAACGGTAG